In Saccharothrix syringae, the following are encoded in one genomic region:
- the secF gene encoding protein translocase subunit SecF, with product MSEPKKLGVFQRLYVGNGAFDIIGKRKRWYAIFGFILLVCVLSIVLKGFNLGIDFTGGTRIQMPAQGASGSISVEAAERSFADALQRDPTAVQTVGTGDAATIQIRSETLSADDVAKLKAGLNEDLQPNGGVGAISDSAVSASWGGQITTQALIALAVFFLAVAIFLAVYFEWQMAVAALVAVLHDVLITAGIYSLVGFEVSPATVIGLLTILGFSLYDTVVVFDKVKENTRGLLGLTRRTYGEAANLAVNQTLMRSINTSLIALLPVLGLLAIGVGLLGVGTLKDLALVQLAGMAVGALSSIYIATPVAVDLKMRDPRYKAQASRVRARRENQARKAAAAGAPADAAADTAVVESTDDEALQAELRREKAVAAAAGTPSRTAKSADTRRRPTGKKHR from the coding sequence GTGTCCGAGCCCAAGAAGCTTGGGGTTTTCCAGCGGCTCTACGTCGGCAACGGCGCGTTCGACATCATCGGCAAGCGCAAGCGCTGGTACGCGATCTTCGGGTTCATCCTGCTGGTCTGCGTGCTGTCGATCGTGCTCAAGGGCTTCAACCTGGGCATCGACTTCACCGGCGGCACGCGCATCCAGATGCCCGCGCAGGGCGCGTCCGGCTCGATCTCGGTCGAGGCGGCGGAGCGCAGCTTCGCCGACGCCCTCCAGCGCGACCCCACCGCGGTGCAGACCGTGGGCACCGGCGACGCGGCGACCATCCAGATCCGGTCGGAGACGCTGAGCGCGGACGACGTCGCCAAGCTCAAGGCGGGCCTCAACGAGGACCTGCAGCCCAACGGCGGCGTGGGCGCGATCAGCGACAGCGCCGTGTCGGCGTCGTGGGGCGGCCAGATCACCACCCAGGCCCTGATCGCGCTCGCCGTGTTCTTCCTGGCCGTGGCGATCTTCCTGGCGGTCTACTTCGAGTGGCAGATGGCGGTCGCCGCGCTGGTCGCGGTGCTGCACGACGTGCTGATCACGGCCGGCATCTACTCGCTGGTCGGCTTCGAGGTCTCGCCCGCGACGGTGATCGGCCTGCTCACCATCCTCGGCTTCTCGCTGTACGACACGGTGGTGGTGTTCGACAAGGTCAAGGAGAACACCCGGGGCCTGCTCGGCCTCACCCGCCGCACCTACGGCGAGGCGGCCAACCTGGCGGTCAACCAGACCCTGATGCGGTCGATCAACACCTCGCTGATCGCGCTGCTGCCGGTGCTGGGCCTGCTGGCGATCGGCGTCGGCCTGCTCGGCGTCGGCACGCTGAAGGACCTGGCGCTGGTGCAGCTGGCCGGCATGGCGGTCGGCGCGCTGTCGTCGATCTACATCGCGACCCCGGTCGCGGTGGACCTGAAGATGCGCGACCCGCGCTACAAGGCGCAGGCGTCGCGGGTGCGCGCGCGGCGGGAGAACCAGGCCCGCAAGGCGGCCGCCGCCGGTGCCCCGGCGGACGCCGCCGCCGACACCGCGGTGGTCGAGTCGACCGACGACGAGGCCCTGCAGGCCGAGCTGCGCCGGGAGAAGGCCGTGGCCGCGGCCGCGGGCACCCCGTCCCGGACGGCCAAGTCCGCCGACACCCGCCGCCGCCCGACCGGCAAGAAGCACCGTTGA
- a CDS encoding MBL fold metallo-hydrolase, producing the protein MLVIGFPTGALQANCFLLATGAGGPCVVVDPGQDAAEPIAEALREHRLSPVAVLLTHGHFDHCFSVAPVCDGNDVPAWVHPADRGMLADPLKGMSRESMAFFGGRLEMREPREVRELADGAELDLAGLRLTVDHTPGHTGGSVMFRTGTEEGGRLVLSGDTLFAGAIGRTDLPGGDHRAMLTSLRTKVLTLADDTVVLPGHGPTTTIGRERAGNPFLLELGPDAPAAPHRGL; encoded by the coding sequence GTGCTCGTGATCGGGTTCCCGACCGGCGCCCTCCAGGCCAACTGCTTCCTGCTGGCCACGGGCGCGGGCGGGCCGTGCGTGGTGGTCGACCCCGGCCAGGACGCGGCCGAGCCGATCGCCGAGGCGCTGCGCGAGCACCGGTTGTCCCCGGTGGCGGTGCTGCTCACGCACGGGCACTTCGACCACTGCTTCTCCGTCGCGCCGGTGTGCGACGGCAACGACGTGCCCGCGTGGGTCCACCCGGCCGACCGGGGGATGCTGGCCGACCCGCTCAAGGGCATGAGCCGCGAGTCGATGGCCTTCTTCGGCGGCAGGCTGGAGATGCGCGAGCCCCGCGAGGTGCGCGAGCTGGCCGACGGCGCCGAGCTGGACCTGGCCGGGTTGCGGCTGACCGTCGACCACACACCGGGCCATACCGGCGGGTCGGTGATGTTCCGCACCGGCACCGAGGAGGGCGGGCGGCTCGTGCTGTCCGGCGACACCCTCTTCGCCGGGGCCATCGGACGCACCGACCTGCCGGGCGGGGACCACCGCGCGATGCTGACGTCGCTGCGCACCAAGGTGCTGACGCTGGCCGACGACACGGTGGTGCTCCCCGGCCACGGGCCCACGACGACCATCGGCCGCGAGCGCGCGGGCAACCCGTTCCTGCTGGAACTGGGGCCCGACGCGCCGGCCGCACCCCACCGAGGACTGTAG
- a CDS encoding adenine phosphoribosyltransferase, whose translation MKLDRALSLLREVPDFPRPGVVFRDLTPVLADPDALRAVVDALQDKIDPDTQVVAAVESRGFLLGAALGYGWRYGVVPLRKPGKLPAVSHRVSYALEYGEATLELPEGAVQPGQRVVVVDDVLATGGTAAAACSLVEAAGGVVTGVSVVLEIPALGGRELLAGRDVSALLAV comes from the coding sequence TTGAAGCTGGACCGCGCGCTGAGCCTCCTGCGTGAGGTCCCGGACTTCCCCCGGCCGGGGGTCGTGTTCCGGGACCTCACGCCGGTGCTGGCGGACCCCGACGCGCTGCGCGCCGTGGTCGACGCGTTGCAGGACAAGATCGACCCCGACACGCAGGTGGTGGCCGCCGTCGAGTCCCGCGGCTTCCTGCTGGGCGCCGCCCTCGGGTACGGCTGGCGGTACGGCGTCGTGCCGCTGCGCAAGCCGGGCAAGCTGCCGGCGGTGTCGCACCGGGTGTCGTACGCGCTGGAGTACGGCGAGGCGACGCTGGAGCTGCCGGAGGGGGCCGTCCAGCCCGGTCAGCGGGTCGTGGTGGTGGACGACGTGCTGGCGACCGGCGGCACGGCGGCGGCCGCGTGCTCGCTGGTGGAGGCCGCCGGTGGGGTGGTCACCGGGGTGTCGGTGGTGCTGGAGATCCCCGCGCTGGGCGGTCGTGAGCTGCTGGCGGGGCGGGACGTGAGCGCGCTGCTGGCGGTGTGA
- a CDS encoding peptidylprolyl isomerase, with amino-acid sequence MPTNVQRREQAKRKLERQLARRAERAKRRRWVAIVSVFGTVIVAAGVIYYVATRPGDDNTDAAAASTTSAAPITIPSEVKPLPTRPTALANPVNCEYPASKEPASKEGTKAPEATGIPSTGTAAATIKANIGELKLTLDRALAPCTVNSFISLAKQGYYDGTTCHRIGTEGLQMLQCGDPTGTGSGGPGYTFDNETWPELTYGRGYLAMANAGLDQETQKGTNGSQFFIVYGDAQLSPDYTVFGSVDEAGLKLVDEVARAGHDGSFDPSPGGGKPNKEVKFESVTVA; translated from the coding sequence GTGCCGACCAACGTACAGCGCCGCGAGCAGGCGAAGCGGAAGCTGGAACGTCAGCTCGCCCGCAGGGCCGAGCGCGCGAAGCGCCGCCGCTGGGTCGCCATCGTCTCGGTCTTCGGCACGGTGATCGTGGCCGCGGGCGTCATCTACTACGTGGCGACCCGCCCCGGCGACGACAACACCGACGCCGCGGCCGCCAGCACGACCAGCGCGGCGCCGATCACGATCCCCAGCGAGGTCAAGCCCCTGCCGACCCGCCCGACGGCGTTGGCGAACCCGGTGAACTGCGAGTACCCGGCGTCCAAGGAACCGGCGTCGAAGGAGGGCACCAAGGCCCCCGAGGCCACCGGCATCCCGTCCACCGGCACCGCGGCGGCCACCATCAAGGCCAACATCGGCGAGCTGAAGCTCACCCTGGACCGCGCCCTCGCGCCGTGCACGGTGAACAGCTTCATCAGCCTGGCCAAGCAGGGCTACTACGACGGCACCACGTGCCACCGCATCGGCACCGAGGGCCTGCAGATGCTGCAGTGCGGCGACCCGACCGGCACCGGCTCCGGCGGCCCCGGCTACACGTTCGACAACGAGACGTGGCCGGAACTCACCTACGGCCGCGGCTACCTCGCGATGGCGAACGCCGGCCTGGACCAGGAAACCCAGAAGGGGACGAACGGCAGCCAGTTCTTCATCGTCTACGGCGACGCCCAACTGTCCCCGGACTACACGGTCTTCGGCAGCGTGGACGAAGCCGGCCTGAAGCTCGTGGACGAAGTGGCCCGAGCCGGCCACGACGGCTCGTTCGACCCGTCCCCCGGCGGCGGCAAGCCGAACAAGGAAGTGAAGTTCGAGAGCGTGACGGTCGCCTGA
- a CDS encoding spermidine synthase: MGRIRKADETISREVDSGIAELVPDPDVPRAWTLCLNGTPQSHVDLDDPTHLEFEYVRRLGHVTDLVAEPGTPIRALHLGGGALTLPRYIATTRPRSSQQVVEIDAALVDLVRGVLPLDRTWRLRIRNGDARAVLAKAPEAAFDLVVMDVFAGARTPAHLTSVEFVTLAARALRPGGVYTANIGDGRDLAFAKAQAATVRAVFEHACVLAEPAVLRGRRFGNFVLVASDAELPVTDLTRRTAGDPFPGRVEHESSLTRFIGGAPPTTDETATQSPPPPRGTWGLSVD; the protein is encoded by the coding sequence GTGGGACGCATCCGGAAGGCCGACGAGACCATCAGCCGCGAGGTGGACTCGGGCATCGCGGAACTGGTCCCCGACCCGGACGTCCCGCGGGCGTGGACGCTGTGCCTCAACGGCACGCCCCAGTCGCACGTGGACCTGGACGACCCCACCCACCTGGAGTTCGAGTACGTGCGCCGGCTGGGCCACGTGACCGACCTGGTGGCCGAGCCGGGCACCCCGATCCGGGCCCTCCACCTGGGCGGCGGCGCGCTGACCCTGCCCCGCTACATCGCCACCACCCGCCCCCGCTCCAGCCAGCAGGTGGTCGAGATCGACGCGGCCCTGGTCGACCTGGTCCGCGGCGTGCTGCCGCTGGACCGCACCTGGCGCCTGCGCATCCGCAACGGCGACGCGCGGGCCGTGCTGGCCAAGGCGCCGGAGGCGGCGTTCGACCTGGTGGTGATGGACGTGTTCGCGGGCGCCCGCACCCCCGCGCACCTGACGTCGGTGGAGTTCGTGACCCTGGCGGCCCGCGCGCTGCGCCCGGGAGGCGTCTACACGGCCAACATCGGCGACGGCCGGGACCTGGCGTTCGCCAAGGCCCAGGCGGCCACCGTGCGGGCCGTGTTCGAGCACGCGTGCGTCCTGGCCGAACCCGCCGTCCTGCGCGGCCGCCGCTTCGGCAACTTCGTCCTGGTCGCCTCGGACGCCGAACTGCCGGTCACCGACCTGACCCGCCGCACCGCGGGCGACCCGTTCCCCGGGCGGGTCGAGCACGAGTCGTCCCTGACCCGCTTCATCGGCGGCGCACCGCCGACCACGGACGAGACCGCCACCCAGTCACCCCCGCCGCCCAGGGGCACGTGGGGCCTGTCGGTCGATTGA
- a CDS encoding YibE/F family protein, which translates to MCAVHVKDLIAAHGHGHGRPTGPASRKVRTLLLVLLLPLVLATVVGALVLYPFGHDQRTGAEVGLAQVPVRGDVTAVARGGCGPDAREPGATGCVLVTVRMTDGAAAGRDVQVPVPDQPGTPSFAVGDAVVLSFSGGDPAGSASYQLVDFQRGTPLLLLGVLFAAAVLVLGRWQGLASLGALGLSLLVLVVFVLPAILAGESPLPVAVVGAGLIMFVVLYVTHGVSARTSTAVLGTLASLVLIGVLGAAFSAFSRLTGLDQDTANLVSLLGAGVDTRGLLLAGTIIGALGVLDDVTVTQTSAVWELRRANPALGFRELYAAGSRIGRDHLSSVVNTLVMAYAGTALPLLLAFSLSGRSLAEVLTAQDVAQEVVRTLVGSVGLVAAVPITTALAAFVAGREAVAGGGEPEAVEAVAPPTPYREPDLRHHRVVGDLRTGYDPAKGPWRRPRTRPRPTDE; encoded by the coding sequence ATGTGCGCCGTGCACGTCAAGGACCTGATCGCCGCGCACGGCCACGGACACGGCCGCCCGACCGGCCCCGCCTCCCGGAAGGTCCGCACCCTGCTGCTGGTCCTGCTGCTGCCGCTGGTGCTGGCGACGGTGGTCGGCGCGCTGGTGCTCTACCCGTTCGGGCACGACCAGCGCACCGGCGCGGAGGTGGGCCTGGCGCAGGTGCCGGTGCGCGGCGACGTGACCGCGGTGGCGCGGGGCGGGTGCGGGCCGGACGCGCGGGAGCCGGGCGCCACCGGCTGCGTGCTGGTCACCGTGCGGATGACCGACGGCGCGGCGGCCGGCCGGGACGTGCAGGTGCCCGTGCCCGACCAGCCGGGCACCCCGTCGTTCGCGGTCGGTGACGCGGTGGTGCTGTCCTTCAGCGGCGGCGACCCCGCCGGCAGCGCGTCCTACCAGTTGGTCGACTTCCAGCGCGGCACGCCGCTGCTGCTGCTCGGCGTGCTGTTCGCGGCGGCGGTGCTGGTGCTGGGGCGGTGGCAGGGGCTGGCGTCGCTGGGCGCGCTGGGCCTGAGCCTGCTGGTGCTGGTGGTGTTCGTGCTGCCCGCGATCCTGGCCGGCGAGAGCCCCCTGCCGGTGGCCGTGGTGGGCGCCGGGCTGATCATGTTCGTGGTGCTGTACGTGACGCACGGGGTGTCGGCGCGCACGTCCACGGCGGTGCTGGGGACGCTGGCGAGCCTGGTGCTGATCGGCGTGCTGGGCGCGGCGTTCTCGGCGTTCTCCAGGCTCACCGGGCTCGACCAGGACACCGCCAACCTGGTGTCGCTGCTCGGCGCGGGCGTCGACACGCGGGGCCTGCTGCTGGCGGGCACCATCATCGGCGCGCTGGGCGTGCTGGACGACGTGACCGTGACGCAGACCAGCGCGGTGTGGGAGCTGCGGCGGGCCAACCCGGCGCTGGGGTTCCGGGAGCTGTACGCGGCCGGGTCGCGGATCGGCCGGGACCACCTGTCGTCGGTGGTGAACACGCTGGTCATGGCGTACGCGGGCACGGCGCTGCCGCTGCTGCTGGCGTTCTCGCTGTCGGGGCGGAGCCTGGCCGAGGTGCTGACCGCGCAGGACGTGGCGCAGGAGGTGGTGCGGACGCTGGTGGGCAGCGTCGGCCTGGTGGCGGCGGTGCCGATCACCACGGCGCTGGCCGCGTTCGTGGCGGGCCGCGAGGCCGTTGCCGGTGGCGGGGAGCCCGAGGCCGTCGAGGCCGTCGCGCCGCCGACCCCCTACCGGGAACCGGACCTGCGCCACCACCGGGTGGTGGGCGACCTGCGCACCGGCTACGACCCGGCCAAGGGCCCGTGGCGGCGCCCCCGGACCCGTCCCCGTCCCACCGACGAGTGA
- the hisS gene encoding histidine--tRNA ligase, whose translation MSTFSAPKGVPDYFPPVSASFLAVRETLVQAARLAGYGYIELPVFEDTALFARGVGESTDVVSKEMYTFTDRGGRSITLRPEGTAGVMRAVIEHGLDRGQLPVKLAYAGQFFRAEQPQAGRYRQFHQVGVEAVGVDDPALDAEVIAVADAGFRALGLTGYRLELTSLGDATCRPQYRETLQAFLAKLPLDEETRRRAEINPLRVLDDKRPEVRALLTDAPLMVDHLSAESRAHYEQVKGYLNDLGVKFAENPRMVRGLDYYTKTTFEFVHDGLGAQSGIGGGGRYDGLMEQLGGQPLSGVGFGLGVDRALLACQAEGLAPGDVARCDVYGVPLGEAAKSRLVALAAPLRAAGVRFDLAYGGKGLKGAMKGADRSGARFALVLGERDIEAGVVQLKELSSGEQVQVPLADAVNSVLGALGR comes from the coding sequence GTGAGCACTTTCTCCGCGCCCAAGGGCGTGCCCGACTACTTCCCGCCGGTCTCGGCCTCGTTCCTGGCGGTCCGCGAGACCCTGGTCCAGGCCGCCCGGCTGGCGGGCTACGGCTACATCGAGCTGCCCGTGTTCGAGGACACCGCGCTGTTCGCGCGCGGCGTCGGCGAGTCGACCGACGTGGTCAGCAAGGAGATGTACACGTTCACCGACCGCGGCGGGCGTTCCATCACGCTGCGTCCCGAGGGCACGGCCGGCGTCATGCGGGCGGTCATCGAGCACGGCCTGGACCGGGGCCAGCTGCCGGTGAAGCTCGCCTACGCGGGGCAGTTCTTCCGCGCCGAGCAGCCGCAGGCCGGGCGCTACCGGCAGTTCCACCAGGTCGGCGTCGAGGCCGTCGGCGTCGACGACCCCGCGCTGGACGCCGAGGTCATCGCGGTCGCCGACGCCGGGTTCCGCGCCCTCGGGCTCACCGGGTACCGGCTGGAGCTGACCTCGCTGGGCGACGCCACGTGCCGGCCGCAGTACCGGGAGACGCTGCAGGCGTTCCTGGCGAAGCTGCCGCTGGACGAGGAGACGCGCCGGCGCGCCGAGATCAACCCGCTGCGCGTGCTGGACGACAAGCGGCCCGAGGTGCGGGCCCTGCTGACCGACGCGCCGCTGATGGTGGACCACCTGTCGGCCGAGTCGCGGGCGCACTACGAGCAGGTCAAGGGCTACCTGAACGACCTGGGCGTGAAGTTCGCGGAGAACCCGCGGATGGTGCGCGGGCTCGACTACTACACCAAGACCACGTTCGAGTTCGTGCACGACGGGCTGGGCGCGCAGTCCGGCATCGGCGGCGGCGGGCGCTACGACGGGCTGATGGAGCAGCTCGGCGGGCAGCCGCTGTCCGGCGTCGGCTTCGGGCTCGGCGTCGACCGGGCGCTGCTGGCCTGCCAGGCCGAGGGGCTGGCACCCGGTGACGTCGCTCGGTGCGACGTGTACGGGGTGCCGCTGGGCGAGGCGGCGAAGTCGCGGCTGGTCGCGCTGGCGGCGCCGCTGCGGGCGGCCGGGGTGCGGTTCGACCTGGCCTACGGCGGCAAGGGCCTCAAGGGCGCGATGAAGGGCGCCGACCGGTCGGGCGCGCGGTTCGCGCTGGTGCTGGGCGAGCGGGACATCGAGGCCGGGGTCGTGCAGCTCAAGGAGCTGTCGTCCGGCGAGCAGGTGCAGGTGCCCCTGGCGGACGCGGTGAACTCGGTGCTGGGGGCGTTGGGCCGGTGA
- a CDS encoding RelA/SpoT family protein produces the protein MSQDIESAAQSTPPVPARPASATRRVRARLARRITAQRAAPVKQVLEPLAAVHRDLHPKADLALLQHAYDVAEEKHRPQRRKSGDPYITHPLAVATILAELGMDTTTLVAALLHDTVEDTDYSLDQLRQDFGNEVALLVDGVTKLDKVKLGAAAEAETIRKMVIAMAKDPRVLVIKLADRLHNMRTMRFLPPEKQARKARETLEVLAPLAHRLGMATVKWELEDLAFAILQPKKYDEIVRLVANRAPSRDTYLSGVINELSQQLEGARITAKVEGRPKHYYSIHQKMIVRGRDFDDIHDLVGVRIQVDEVRDCYAAMGVVHALWQPMPGRFKDYIAQPRFGVYQSLHTTVIGPDGKPLEVQIRTYDMHRTAEYGIAAHWRYKETRGTHSGKAVEVDEMAWMRQLLDWQREAADPGEFLESLRFDLAAREIFVFTPKGDVVTLPTGSTPVDFAYAVHTEVGHRCIGARVNGRLVALERKLENGEVVEIFTSKAEGAGPSRDWLSFAASPRAKAKIKQWFAKERKEEAIEVGKDAIAKEVRRVGLPLQRLVSADSMGALSTELHYPDVSALYAAVGEGHTSARHVVQRLVAQLGGVEHAEDELAERSTPSTVARRRVTGDAGVIVKDAADVWVKLARCCTPVPGDDILGFVTRGGGVSVHRTDCTNADELLKTPERLLDVEWAPSSSSVFLVAIQVEALDRHRLLSDVTKVLADEKVNILSASVTTSRDRVAVSRFSFEMGDPKHLGHVLKAVRSVEGVYDVYRVTSAS, from the coding sequence TTGAGCCAGGACATCGAATCCGCCGCCCAGTCGACGCCACCCGTGCCCGCGCGGCCCGCGTCGGCCACCCGGCGCGTCCGCGCGCGATTGGCCCGGCGCATCACCGCCCAGCGGGCCGCGCCGGTCAAGCAGGTGCTCGAACCGCTCGCGGCGGTGCACCGGGACCTGCACCCGAAGGCCGACCTGGCGCTGTTGCAGCACGCCTACGACGTGGCGGAGGAGAAGCACCGGCCGCAGCGGCGGAAGTCCGGCGACCCCTACATCACCCACCCGCTGGCCGTGGCCACGATCCTCGCCGAGCTGGGCATGGACACGACCACGCTGGTCGCCGCCCTGCTCCACGACACGGTGGAGGACACCGACTACTCGCTGGACCAGCTGCGCCAGGACTTCGGCAACGAGGTCGCGCTGCTGGTGGACGGCGTCACCAAGCTCGACAAGGTCAAGCTCGGGGCGGCGGCCGAGGCCGAGACCATCCGCAAGATGGTCATCGCCATGGCCAAGGACCCGCGCGTGCTGGTCATCAAGCTCGCGGACCGCCTGCACAACATGCGCACCATGCGCTTCCTGCCGCCGGAGAAGCAGGCCCGCAAGGCGCGGGAGACGCTGGAGGTGCTGGCACCGCTGGCGCACCGGCTGGGCATGGCGACGGTGAAGTGGGAGCTGGAGGACCTGGCGTTCGCCATCCTCCAGCCGAAGAAGTACGACGAGATCGTGCGGCTGGTCGCGAACCGGGCGCCGTCCCGGGACACCTACCTGAGCGGTGTGATCAACGAGCTGTCGCAGCAGTTGGAGGGCGCGCGGATCACCGCCAAGGTGGAGGGGCGGCCGAAGCACTACTACTCGATCCACCAGAAGATGATCGTGCGCGGTCGGGACTTCGACGACATCCACGACCTGGTGGGCGTGCGCATCCAGGTGGACGAGGTCCGCGACTGCTACGCGGCGATGGGCGTCGTGCACGCGTTGTGGCAGCCGATGCCCGGGCGGTTCAAGGACTACATCGCGCAGCCCCGGTTCGGCGTGTACCAGTCGTTGCACACGACCGTCATCGGGCCGGACGGGAAGCCGCTGGAGGTGCAGATCCGCACCTACGACATGCACCGGACGGCCGAGTACGGCATCGCGGCGCACTGGCGGTACAAGGAGACGCGGGGCACGCACAGCGGCAAGGCCGTCGAGGTCGACGAGATGGCCTGGATGCGGCAGCTGCTGGACTGGCAGCGGGAGGCCGCCGACCCCGGTGAGTTCCTGGAGTCGCTGCGGTTCGACCTGGCGGCCCGGGAGATCTTCGTGTTCACCCCGAAGGGTGACGTGGTCACGTTGCCGACCGGGTCCACGCCGGTGGACTTCGCTTACGCGGTGCACACGGAGGTCGGGCACCGGTGCATCGGGGCCCGGGTGAACGGGCGGCTCGTGGCGTTGGAGCGCAAGCTGGAGAACGGTGAGGTCGTCGAGATCTTCACCTCCAAGGCCGAGGGGGCCGGGCCTTCCCGGGACTGGCTTTCCTTCGCCGCTTCGCCGCGGGCCAAGGCGAAGATCAAGCAGTGGTTCGCGAAGGAGCGCAAGGAAGAGGCCATCGAGGTCGGCAAGGACGCGATCGCGAAGGAGGTCCGGCGGGTCGGGCTTCCCCTGCAGCGGTTGGTGTCGGCGGATTCGATGGGTGCTTTGTCCACCGAGCTGCACTACCCCGACGTGTCCGCGTTGTACGCGGCGGTGGGGGAGGGGCACACGTCGGCTCGGCACGTGGTCCAGCGGTTGGTCGCCCAGTTGGGCGGGGTGGAGCACGCTGAGGACGAGCTGGCGGAGCGGTCCACGCCGTCCACGGTGGCCCGTCGGCGGGTCACCGGGGATGCCGGGGTCATCGTCAAGGATGCCGCCGATGTGTGGGTGAAGCTGGCTCGGTGCTGCACGCCTGTGCCCGGGGATGACATCCTGGGGTTCGTCACCCGGGGTGGTGGGGTTTCGGTGCACCGGACCGACTGCACCAATGCCGATGAGTTGTTGAAGACGCCCGAGCGGTTGTTGGATGTCGAGTGGGCGCCTTCTTCGTCTTCGGTGTTCCTGGTGGCGATCCAGGTCGAGGCTTTGGATCGGCATCGGTTGTTGTCGGATGTGACGAAGGTGTTGGCGGATGAGAAGGTCAACATCCTGTCGGCTTCGGTGACCACTTCTCGGGATCGGGTGGCGGTGTCCCGGTTCTCCTTCGAGATGGGGGATCCCAAGCATTTGGGGCACGTTTTGAAGGCTGTTCGGTCGGTGGAGGGGGTTTATGACGTGTACCGGGTGACTTCGGCTTCCTGA
- a CDS encoding nitroreductase family protein encodes MPVEESLRAAADLRARMDARRTVRMFSPDPVPERVVLDAIAVAATAPSGAHQQPWTFVLVRDPEVRRRIREAAEEEERVSYAGRLGEEWLAALRPLGTDDVKPHLTDAPALIVVFQQRYYLDEHGVKRKHYYVDESVGIAVGMLLTALHLSGLAALTHTPSPMGFLGEVLGRPRNEKAFAVVPVGYPADDCVVPNLVRKSLDQVLVTV; translated from the coding sequence ATGCCGGTCGAGGAGTCCCTGCGCGCGGCCGCCGACCTGCGCGCCCGCATGGACGCCCGCCGCACGGTCCGCATGTTCTCGCCCGACCCCGTGCCGGAGCGGGTGGTGCTCGACGCGATCGCGGTCGCGGCCACCGCGCCCAGCGGCGCGCACCAGCAGCCCTGGACGTTCGTCCTGGTCCGGGACCCGGAGGTGCGCCGCCGCATCCGGGAGGCGGCCGAGGAGGAGGAGCGGGTCTCCTACGCGGGCCGCCTCGGCGAGGAGTGGCTGGCGGCGCTGCGCCCGCTGGGCACCGACGACGTCAAGCCGCACCTGACCGACGCGCCCGCGCTGATCGTCGTCTTCCAGCAGCGCTACTACCTCGACGAGCACGGGGTCAAGCGCAAGCACTACTACGTCGACGAGTCGGTGGGCATCGCGGTCGGCATGCTGCTGACCGCGCTGCACCTGTCCGGGCTCGCCGCGCTCACCCACACCCCCTCGCCGATGGGCTTCCTCGGCGAGGTGCTCGGCCGCCCCCGCAACGAGAAGGCGTTCGCGGTGGTGCCGGTCGGCTACCCGGCCGACGACTGCGTGGTGCCCAACCTGGTCCGCAAGTCCCTGGACCAGGTCCTGGTCACCGTCTGA